From the genome of Victivallis lenta:
CTCCCCATCCTTGCCTTCCAACATCTCCAGCGCGCGCAATACGCCCCGGCGCCCGATCTCGAACGGATTCTGCGCGATGATCGCCTCGACATTGCCGCGGCGCACGCCGTCGAGCAGCAGCGCCGAAGAGTCGAAGGCGATCAGCCGGACCTTGCCGGCCAGACCTTCGTTCAGCAGGGCCCGGTAAGCACCCTCCGACGTATCGAGATTGACGGTGAAAATCGCGTCGATGCCGGGATGCCGGATCAGGAGGTCGGTCACCAGCGGGCGCACATTGCGCAGCGAACTCTCCCCGAACGGCGACTCGACGATCTCAATCGCGGGATAGAGATTCCGGATCGTTTCGATAAAGCCGCGGGCACGCTCCTCGGTCGATTCGGAGTTCCGGAGGTGGTTGACGACGAGAATCCGGCCGTGACCGCCGATCGCGCGCGCCGCCAGCCGGGCGCCGAGTTCGCCGGCGGCGGAGTTGTCGGTGCCGACGAGCGGCAGGCCGTTCATTTTCCCGAGCGGGGAATCGATGATGACGCACGGAGTGCTCTTCATCGCTCTCAGAACCGGGCGAATGAGCGCTTTCGAATCGTTCGGAGCGATGACGAGTGCGGCCGAATTCCGGGTCAGCGCATCCTCGATGCAGGTGATCTGGCGCATATGGTCGCTCTCAAGCTCGGGACCGGTCCAGACCATCCGGTACGGAGTCCCGGCGGCTCCGGCCAGGGCGCCGAGCCGGACCTGATTCCACCACGGATTTTCGACGCCCTTCGGAATGACGGTGATGATTTTCCGCGGTACGGTTTCGGAGTGCCGGAGAGTTGCAAATTTACGGACGAGCCCCGCTGAAAACAGCGCGGCCGACAAAAGCAGAATTCCGATTGCCACCCAGGTGCGTGCCATAAAGAGTCCCTTTCCCCGGCATACAGTAGC
Proteins encoded in this window:
- a CDS encoding substrate-binding domain-containing protein; translation: MARTWVAIGILLLSAALFSAGLVRKFATLRHSETVPRKIITVIPKGVENPWWNQVRLGALAGAAGTPYRMVWTGPELESDHMRQITCIEDALTRNSAALVIAPNDSKALIRPVLRAMKSTPCVIIDSPLGKMNGLPLVGTDNSAAGELGARLAARAIGGHGRILVVNHLRNSESTEERARGFIETIRNLYPAIEIVESPFGESSLRNVRPLVTDLLIRHPGIDAIFTVNLDTSEGAYRALLNEGLAGKVRLIAFDSSALLLDGVRRGNVEAIIAQNPFEIGRRGVLRALEMLEGKDGETVTPIPVFVVNRSNLDEMIRSEPAALGL